A single region of the Xylanibacillus composti genome encodes:
- a CDS encoding heptaprenyl diphosphate synthase component 1 produces MDHRPISEIAKRYTHYDMIDQYTDLPAFPEQRVNLLCYFLNRSHPSISRHTELYSLAASLVQVGMDMHDLVDGGGGSGPSREVRSRQLRVLAGDYFSSRFYQLLSQAGQIDLVRRLSEAICDVNRMKLNLYERMIQTRLSAEEYLQATVEIRSRLFLAFSALMDGQYRSSWPELLRHITTCEVLSEEMNREDISTPHSLLYWHLRESGGTAVSAARQFMGTMLDQHWKHAMQRIKQLEPDKWLQDALHFRVPGMKLAERT; encoded by the coding sequence ATGGACCACAGACCGATATCAGAGATTGCCAAGCGTTATACTCACTATGATATGATCGATCAATATACGGACTTGCCCGCATTCCCGGAACAGCGGGTTAATTTGCTGTGCTATTTTTTAAATCGCAGCCATCCATCTATTAGCCGACATACGGAACTTTACAGCTTGGCCGCGTCGCTGGTTCAGGTCGGGATGGACATGCACGATTTGGTTGACGGCGGCGGCGGCAGCGGGCCGTCCCGGGAAGTGCGTTCCCGGCAGCTGCGCGTGTTGGCAGGCGATTATTTCAGCAGCCGCTTCTACCAGCTGCTGTCGCAAGCAGGCCAAATCGACCTGGTCCGGCGCCTGTCGGAGGCCATTTGCGATGTAAATCGGATGAAGCTGAACTTGTATGAGCGCATGATACAAACGAGGTTGAGCGCTGAGGAATATTTGCAGGCTACTGTGGAGATTCGCTCGCGCTTGTTTCTTGCATTTTCCGCCTTAATGGATGGGCAGTACCGATCAAGCTGGCCGGAGCTGTTGCGCCATATAACGACCTGCGAGGTATTGTCCGAAGAAATGAATCGCGAGGACATTTCTACTCCCCATTCTTTGCTGTATTGGCATCTTCGCGAGAGCGGGGGAACAGCCGTGTCAGCTGCCCGGCAGTTTATGGGGACAATGCTGGATCAGCATTGGAAGCATGCCATGCAGCGAATCAAACAGCTAGAGCCTGACAAATGGCTGCAGGATGCCCTGCATTTCAGAGTGCCTGGCATGAAACTGGCGGAAAGGACTTGA
- a CDS encoding demethylmenaquinone methyltransferase, giving the protein MQTEKEKYVHNVFESIAPKYDMMNDLLSFRRHKAWRKFTMRKMNVQPGQTALDLCCGTCDWTLQLAEASGTGEVVGLDFSQHMLEYGRRKVEAAGRDKQIQLVQGNAMELPFEDNQFDYATIGFGLRNTPDYAQVLGEMRRVVKPGGKVVCLELSKPVREPFKSVYYFYFRRILPLIGKLVAKRYEQYSWLPESLAQFPDHVELARMFRDAGLEKVEVYPLFMGVAALHIGTKESRHVE; this is encoded by the coding sequence ATGCAAACAGAGAAGGAGAAGTACGTCCATAACGTATTTGAAAGCATTGCGCCCAAATACGATATGATGAATGATTTGTTGAGCTTCCGACGCCACAAGGCTTGGCGAAAGTTCACCATGAGGAAAATGAACGTCCAGCCCGGGCAAACTGCGCTTGACCTGTGCTGCGGCACTTGTGATTGGACATTGCAGTTGGCCGAGGCCAGCGGTACCGGGGAAGTGGTCGGCCTCGATTTTAGCCAGCATATGCTGGAATATGGAAGGCGCAAGGTTGAGGCAGCCGGAAGGGACAAGCAGATTCAGCTCGTCCAAGGCAATGCGATGGAGCTGCCATTCGAAGACAATCAATTTGACTATGCGACCATCGGCTTCGGGCTGCGCAACACACCGGATTACGCGCAGGTGCTGGGCGAGATGCGCAGAGTGGTCAAGCCTGGCGGCAAAGTGGTATGTCTGGAGCTATCGAAGCCGGTGCGCGAGCCGTTCAAAAGCGTTTATTATTTTTACTTCAGACGCATCCTCCCGCTTATCGGGAAGCTGGTTGCCAAGAGATATGAGCAGTATAGCTGGCTTCCGGAATCGCTGGCCCAGTTCCCCGATCATGTCGAGCTGGCCCGGATGTTCCGAGATGCGGGATTGGAGAAAGTGGAGGTATACCCGCTGTTTATGGGGGTAGCAGCGCTCCACATCGGCACAAAGGAGAGTCGGCATGTGGAATAA
- a CDS encoding UbiX family flavin prenyltransferase, translated as MGEAREGLASWVIGITGASGAAYGVRLCQELLERRYDLHLVVTDSGWRVLQEELGWKVTNRKEALELAFGHLPGTYTYYPIQDIGAAIASGSFRTAGMVVAPCSMGTLAAVAHGLSDNLLERAADVMLKEGRPLILMPRETPLHAIHLENMLTLAKLGVKIAPAMPGFYNGPQTLDEIVGFMVGKVMDLMNIDHEIYRRWSAKHE; from the coding sequence ATGGGAGAAGCACGGGAAGGCCTTGCCTCATGGGTAATAGGCATAACAGGGGCGAGCGGCGCGGCATATGGCGTGCGTCTTTGCCAGGAGTTGTTGGAGCGCAGGTATGACCTGCATCTGGTAGTGACCGATTCAGGCTGGAGGGTGCTCCAGGAGGAGCTTGGATGGAAGGTAACGAACCGAAAGGAAGCACTGGAGCTTGCTTTTGGACATTTGCCGGGGACCTATACGTATTATCCTATCCAGGATATCGGAGCGGCTATTGCAAGCGGCTCCTTTCGAACTGCGGGCATGGTCGTTGCGCCATGTTCGATGGGGACGCTGGCTGCGGTAGCGCATGGCCTCTCGGATAATTTGCTCGAGCGTGCGGCGGATGTTATGCTGAAGGAAGGCCGTCCGCTTATTCTCATGCCGAGAGAGACGCCGCTGCATGCCATACACTTGGAAAATATGCTCACCTTGGCCAAGCTGGGTGTCAAGATTGCACCAGCGATGCCGGGATTCTATAATGGCCCGCAAACTCTTGACGAGATCGTGGGCTTTATGGTTGGCAAAGTCATGGACTTGATGAATATTGATCATGAGATATACAGAAGATGGAGCGCTAAACATGAATAA
- a CDS encoding menaquinone biosynthetic enzyme MqnA/MqnD family protein: MNKTGQTPIRIGRIDFTNVWPVFHYFPEGRWGDQVQIERQVPSGLNRAMAEGRIDLGAISSYSYAEHADEYLLLPNLSVCALGRVNSIFLFHRGPLEELREGLVATASTSASSVNLFRIIMRRFLNGSPREVSMQPDLNKMMEEADAALLIGDDAIKASWMNERDGLYRMTDLGELWKQFTGQWMVFAVWALRKEAAAANPELVEDIYGALIESKRKSVNDIGPLVDKAVHSIGGTEAFWHAYFHGLQYGFGEPQQEGLLTYYRYAWEEGLLERQTTLNFWRPGEPSRTEGER, translated from the coding sequence ATGAATAAAACAGGACAAACACCCATACGCATCGGTAGAATTGACTTTACAAATGTTTGGCCGGTTTTTCATTATTTCCCCGAAGGCAGATGGGGCGATCAGGTGCAAATCGAACGGCAAGTGCCGTCCGGACTGAATCGGGCAATGGCTGAAGGCCGCATTGACCTGGGAGCGATATCGTCATACAGCTATGCGGAGCATGCAGACGAATACTTGCTGCTGCCCAACCTGAGCGTATGCGCATTGGGACGGGTCAACTCGATTTTTCTCTTCCACCGGGGACCGTTGGAGGAGCTGCGCGAAGGTCTGGTTGCCACGGCGTCTACTTCAGCCAGCTCCGTCAATCTGTTTCGGATTATTATGAGGCGTTTTCTGAATGGCTCCCCTCGGGAGGTTTCGATGCAGCCGGATCTGAACAAGATGATGGAAGAAGCGGATGCTGCGCTGCTAATCGGTGATGACGCCATCAAGGCTTCGTGGATGAACGAACGGGATGGCTTGTACCGCATGACAGATTTGGGCGAGCTTTGGAAGCAATTTACGGGTCAGTGGATGGTGTTTGCTGTGTGGGCGCTGCGCAAGGAGGCGGCTGCCGCGAATCCGGAGCTGGTAGAGGACATTTACGGAGCGCTGATCGAAAGCAAGCGCAAGTCCGTCAACGACATAGGGCCTTTGGTTGACAAGGCTGTGCATAGCATTGGCGGTACAGAGGCATTCTGGCATGCGTATTTTCACGGATTGCAGTACGGCTTCGGAGAGCCGCAGCAGGAAGGGCTGCTCACGTATTATCGCTACGCTTGGGAAGAGGGTCTGCTGGAGCGGCAGACAACATTGAATTTTTGGCGGCCGGGGGAACCGTCGCGGACCGAAGGTGAACGATGA
- the hepT gene encoding heptaprenyl diphosphate synthase component II: MKLLELYARKKHDITKIEDELERSIRSDHALLNEASLHLLKAGGKRIRPVFTLLSGEFGNYDIETLKLVAVPLELIHMASLVHDDVIDDATMRRGQLTVKSKWDNRIAMYTGDYIFAKALHVAAELGNPELHKILSRAIVQMSIGEMEQIRLFFDTEQSVRDYMLRIRRKTALLIAISCQLGAIAAKADPYVSNRLYNYGYNVGMAFQIRDDVLDLIGSEKETGKPAGNDIRQGNITLPVLYALQDPFRQEAVSSEIARIRTEEGAGDVSRFLALIRESEGIDRAEALASRYIDKAIRALDRLPDIKAKKSLQEIAYFVGKRSH; the protein is encoded by the coding sequence ATGAAACTATTAGAGCTATATGCACGAAAAAAGCACGATATAACAAAAATCGAGGACGAGCTGGAGAGAAGCATTCGATCGGATCATGCGCTTCTGAATGAAGCCTCCCTGCACTTGCTGAAAGCCGGGGGGAAGCGGATTCGTCCGGTTTTTACGCTGCTCTCGGGCGAATTTGGCAATTACGATATTGAAACGCTTAAGCTTGTCGCTGTTCCGCTTGAACTCATCCATATGGCTTCCCTTGTACATGACGATGTCATCGATGATGCCACGATGAGGCGGGGACAGCTGACAGTGAAATCGAAATGGGACAACCGCATTGCCATGTATACCGGAGATTATATCTTCGCCAAGGCGCTGCACGTAGCTGCGGAGCTGGGGAATCCCGAACTGCACAAAATTTTGTCCAGAGCGATCGTGCAAATGAGCATTGGCGAAATGGAGCAGATCCGCTTGTTCTTCGATACGGAGCAAAGCGTGCGGGACTACATGCTGCGCATCCGGCGCAAAACGGCTCTGCTGATCGCAATCAGCTGCCAGCTGGGCGCGATTGCGGCGAAAGCCGATCCTTATGTCAGCAATCGCCTGTACAATTACGGATATAATGTAGGCATGGCGTTCCAAATTCGGGATGATGTGCTGGACCTGATCGGCAGCGAGAAGGAAACGGGGAAGCCTGCTGGCAACGATATTCGGCAGGGGAATATCACCCTTCCCGTGCTTTATGCGCTGCAGGATCCCTTCAGACAAGAGGCAGTGAGCAGCGAAATTGCCCGCATCCGGACAGAGGAGGGGGCAGGCGACGTCAGTCGATTTCTTGCGCTGATTCGCGAAAGCGAAGGGATTGACCGGGCGGAAGCATTGGCATCCCGTTACATAGACAAAGCCATCAGAGCGCTGGACAGGCTTCCCGACATCAAAGCCAAAAAAAGCTTGCAGGAAATTGCATACTTCGTAGGGAAGCGATCACACTGA
- the ndk gene encoding nucleoside-diphosphate kinase: MAQQQTFLMVKPDAVQRGLIGEIVQRFERKGFRLVAGKLVRMTEQQAEFHYAEHKGKEFFGDLVSFITSGPVFAMVWEGDEIIALSRTLIGKTNVKEAAPGTIRGDFALHTNRNLIHGSDSPESAAREISNFFGTEELVRYERQIEQWL, from the coding sequence ATGGCTCAACAACAAACATTCCTTATGGTCAAGCCAGACGCTGTACAGCGCGGATTAATCGGGGAAATTGTGCAGCGCTTCGAGCGCAAAGGCTTTCGCCTTGTTGCCGGCAAGCTGGTCAGGATGACCGAGCAGCAGGCGGAGTTTCATTATGCGGAACATAAGGGCAAGGAATTTTTCGGCGATTTGGTGAGTTTCATCACATCCGGACCGGTGTTTGCAATGGTCTGGGAAGGGGATGAGATCATCGCCCTGTCACGGACGCTGATTGGCAAGACGAACGTGAAGGAAGCAGCCCCGGGAACGATTCGGGGAGATTTCGCCTTACATACGAACCGAAATCTGATTCACGGCTCAGATTCTCCTGAAAGCGCTGCCCGGGAAATCAGCAACTTCTTCGGGACCGAAGAATTGGTCCGTTATGAGCGGCAGATCGAGCAGTGGCTATAA
- a CDS encoding CheR family methyltransferase: MEPLQTSSLSDSDFALFVKKVKELTAIDLAQYKEAQMKRRLATLRDKKGYATFADFFKAIQSDKGMMAEFLDRMTINVSEFWRNPNRWSVLESKFIPELASRTNRLKCWSAACSTGEEPYTLAMILDLQRLLGTSQIIASDLDNNALARAKEGLYPDRSVKDVPPEYFNKYFTAEDTLFRISPALKRGITFERKNLLHDSYDSGFDLIICRNVMIYFTEEAKRDMYHRFAQALKPNGILFVGSTEQIFSPGQYGLESVDTFFYQRKA, encoded by the coding sequence ATGGAACCATTGCAAACCAGCAGCTTATCAGACAGCGACTTTGCGCTTTTTGTCAAGAAGGTCAAGGAATTGACCGCAATTGATTTGGCTCAATACAAGGAGGCGCAGATGAAACGGCGGCTCGCTACGCTGCGCGACAAGAAAGGCTATGCCACGTTTGCGGATTTTTTCAAAGCGATCCAGTCTGACAAAGGAATGATGGCTGAATTTTTGGACCGGATGACGATCAACGTATCCGAGTTTTGGCGCAACCCCAACCGGTGGAGTGTCCTGGAGAGCAAGTTCATCCCCGAGCTGGCGTCCCGCACGAACCGGCTGAAGTGCTGGAGCGCAGCATGCTCTACCGGTGAAGAACCCTATACGTTGGCCATGATTCTGGATCTTCAGCGTTTGCTTGGAACGTCGCAAATTATAGCCTCGGATTTGGACAACAATGCACTTGCAAGAGCGAAGGAAGGGTTATATCCAGACCGATCCGTTAAGGATGTGCCGCCTGAATATTTCAACAAATACTTCACTGCCGAAGATACGCTCTTTCGGATTTCGCCGGCCTTGAAGCGGGGTATCACCTTCGAGCGGAAAAATTTGCTGCATGATTCGTACGATTCGGGTTTTGATCTCATCATCTGCCGAAATGTCATGATATATTTTACGGAGGAAGCCAAGCGCGATATGTATCATCGGTTCGCCCAAGCGCTTAAGCCGAACGGGATCTTGTTCGTCGGCAGCACGGAGCAGATCTTCTCCCCGGGCCAATATGGACTCGAATCTGTGGACACGTTTTTCTACCAGCGGAAGGCTTAG
- the aroC gene encoding chorismate synthase codes for MMLRYLTAGETHGPQLTAIIEGMPSNLTLNFEELNFQLVRRQKGYGRGRRMQIETDAAAVVGGVRHGKTTGAPIALVVENKDWKHWTKIMNIEPIEGTDEDRRRVHRPRPGHADLNGGLKYNHRDLRNVLERSSARETAARVAVGAVARQFLAHFGIKVAGQVLRIGEVEAKRQELPLDELIRITEESPVRVADKEAEAKMIAHIDQIKEEGDSIGGIVECIVEGVPVGLGSHVQYDRKLDGRIAQAVVSINAFKGCEIGIGFEAGSLRGSQVHDEIVYSENGGFRRATNRLGGFEGGMTNGEQIVVRGVMKPIPTLYKPLRSVDIDTKEEFTAQVERSDSCAVPAASVVMEHVVAWEVAKAFLEKFGGDSIEEIEANYRNYLAQVERY; via the coding sequence ATTATGTTGCGTTATCTGACAGCAGGCGAAACCCACGGACCGCAATTAACGGCAATTATTGAAGGGATGCCGAGCAACCTGACATTAAATTTCGAGGAACTGAACTTTCAATTAGTCCGGAGACAGAAGGGATACGGCCGCGGCCGGCGCATGCAAATCGAGACGGATGCTGCTGCGGTGGTCGGCGGCGTGCGGCACGGCAAGACGACTGGCGCGCCCATCGCTCTGGTTGTGGAAAATAAAGACTGGAAGCATTGGACGAAGATCATGAACATTGAGCCGATTGAGGGCACGGACGAGGATCGTCGGCGCGTACATCGGCCGCGGCCGGGCCATGCCGATTTGAATGGCGGCTTGAAGTACAACCACCGGGATCTGCGCAATGTTCTGGAGCGTTCCAGCGCCCGCGAGACCGCGGCAAGAGTAGCTGTCGGAGCAGTAGCCCGGCAATTTCTCGCCCACTTTGGCATCAAGGTGGCGGGGCAAGTGCTGCGCATCGGGGAAGTGGAAGCCAAGCGGCAGGAATTGCCGCTTGATGAGCTGATCCGCATTACCGAGGAATCGCCGGTGCGAGTGGCGGATAAGGAAGCGGAAGCGAAGATGATCGCCCATATCGATCAGATCAAGGAAGAGGGAGACTCCATCGGCGGCATTGTGGAATGCATTGTGGAAGGTGTTCCGGTCGGCCTCGGCAGCCATGTGCAATATGATCGCAAGCTGGACGGACGTATCGCCCAGGCTGTAGTGTCCATCAACGCCTTCAAGGGATGCGAAATCGGCATTGGTTTTGAGGCCGGCTCGTTGCGCGGCTCACAGGTCCACGACGAGATCGTGTACAGCGAGAACGGCGGATTCCGCCGGGCAACAAATCGCTTGGGCGGCTTCGAAGGCGGCATGACCAACGGAGAGCAAATTGTTGTGCGCGGCGTGATGAAGCCGATTCCGACCTTGTACAAGCCGCTGCGAAGTGTGGATATTGATACGAAGGAAGAATTTACGGCGCAGGTAGAGCGTTCGGACAGCTGTGCCGTTCCGGCGGCAAGCGTTGTGATGGAGCATGTTGTCGCTTGGGAAGTTGCCAAGGCGTTCCTGGAGAAATTCGGCGGCGACTCCATCGAGGAGATTGAGGCGAATTACCGCAACTACCTGGCGCAAGTGGAGCGTTATTGA
- the aroB gene encoding 3-dehydroquinate synthase, translated as MKLLNVDLGERSYVIHIGAGLLQEAGRLFAEKGIPHRSPLMIVTDRHVAKHHLAPLRQSLEAAGYRVCEAVVEPGEKTKSLDMLNSLVATALENGLDRHSTIVALGGGVVGDLAGFLAASYMRGIPFVQVPTTILAHDSSVGGKVAVNHALAKNIIGAFHQPLMVLYDTSTLSTLPEREVRAGLAELLKEGLIWNREFVHWFDEHAEALLALDADALREALYQGCKVKAHVVSQDEREGGLRAILNLGHTIGHALEAVAGYNELLHGEAIAIGMVGAAKLSIRLGYPEAETVYRETKRLLQKLGLSVSIPAHYDTEAIMSAMMHDKKFKEGKMVFVVSPEIGRVEIRSDIQPDWVREIIEQLKRED; from the coding sequence ATGAAGCTTCTGAATGTTGACTTGGGCGAACGCTCGTATGTGATTCATATTGGTGCAGGCTTGCTGCAGGAAGCGGGCCGGCTGTTCGCGGAGAAGGGCATTCCGCACCGTTCACCGCTCATGATCGTGACGGACCGCCATGTAGCGAAGCATCACCTAGCACCTTTGCGCCAGTCGCTGGAAGCCGCAGGCTATCGCGTGTGCGAGGCGGTCGTGGAGCCGGGTGAGAAGACCAAATCGCTGGATATGCTGAACAGTCTCGTAGCGACCGCCTTGGAGAATGGTCTTGACCGGCACTCCACCATCGTCGCGCTTGGCGGCGGTGTGGTCGGCGACTTGGCGGGCTTTCTGGCAGCAAGCTACATGCGCGGCATCCCGTTCGTGCAGGTGCCGACGACGATATTGGCGCACGACAGCAGCGTAGGCGGCAAGGTCGCTGTCAATCACGCACTGGCGAAGAACATTATCGGCGCTTTCCATCAGCCGCTTATGGTGCTTTATGATACGAGCACGTTGTCCACCTTGCCGGAGCGCGAGGTTCGTGCAGGTCTCGCCGAGCTTCTTAAGGAAGGCTTGATTTGGAATCGCGAGTTCGTTCACTGGTTTGACGAGCACGCCGAGGCGTTGCTGGCACTCGATGCGGATGCTCTCCGGGAGGCTCTTTATCAGGGCTGCAAGGTGAAAGCGCATGTTGTGTCGCAGGACGAGCGGGAAGGCGGACTACGCGCGATTCTAAATTTGGGCCATACCATCGGCCATGCGCTGGAAGCAGTAGCTGGCTACAACGAGCTGCTGCACGGTGAAGCGATTGCCATCGGCATGGTTGGCGCTGCCAAACTGTCCATTCGTCTCGGTTATCCGGAAGCAGAGACCGTGTATCGGGAAACGAAGCGCTTGTTGCAGAAGCTGGGCCTTTCGGTCAGCATACCGGCGCATTATGATACGGAAGCAATCATGTCGGCGATGATGCATGACAAGAAGTTCAAGGAAGGCAAGATGGTGTTTGTCGTCTCTCCTGAAATTGGCCGTGTTGAAATCCGCAGCGACATTCAGCCGGATTGGGTGAGGGAAATTATCGAACAACTGAAACGGGAGGATTGA
- the aroH gene encoding chorismate mutase translates to MVVRGIRGATTVERNEEQEILEESIRLLNAIVEENGIAPEDIASVFVTVTHDLDATFPASAIRQMEGWELVPLMCSLEIPVKNSLPRCIRLMVMVNTEKKQNEVVHVYLNEAKKLRPDLAGA, encoded by the coding sequence ATGGTAGTAAGAGGTATCCGCGGAGCAACGACAGTCGAGCGCAACGAAGAACAAGAGATCCTCGAGGAAAGCATACGCCTGCTGAATGCGATCGTGGAAGAGAACGGCATCGCGCCTGAAGATATTGCAAGCGTGTTTGTAACCGTTACGCATGATCTGGATGCAACATTCCCGGCCAGCGCCATTCGCCAGATGGAAGGCTGGGAACTGGTGCCGCTGATGTGCTCGCTGGAAATTCCGGTAAAGAACAGTCTGCCCCGGTGCATTCGGCTGATGGTCATGGTCAACACAGAGAAGAAGCAGAACGAGGTTGTCCATGTGTATTTGAATGAAGCCAAAAAGCTGCGCCCCGACTTAGCTGGCGCCTAG
- the trpE gene encoding anthranilate synthase component I: protein MYSPILSEVQELAAQGYNLIPVSRRVLADTETPIRVFHHLYQEKYAFLLESVEGGAKWGRYSFIGTDPFLSFRGKDGRLVLEQGGRERVLQGKPLAALKETLAAYRSPDLPGFPRFTGGAVGFFGYDLLGYYEKLPAHQVDDLGMDDIRFMFCDQVIVFDHFKQQLMVIANAHIPNGADEAAVAEAYAAACERVEEMLIRLQKPVSVPQSEQGAVPVQPDIGDIRSNVSKQTYMDNVDKAKEYIRAGDIFQVVLSQRFETDTFVSPLQVYRVLRTMNPSPYMYVLKMGEEVIVGTSPELLVRVEGDQVETRPIAGTRPRGRDEEHDLMLEKDLLADEKERAEHLMLVDLGRNDIGRVAKFGSVHCDSFMEIERYSHVMHIVSNVTGKLRADKDFFDAFLSCLPAGTVSGAPKLRAMEIIAELEREARGIYAGAIGYLGFSGNLDTCITIRTILFKNGRAYVQAGAGIVYDSVPEKEFEETENKAKALLTAIRTAELMFPRDAERESSTVNQDYYAVPPAAN, encoded by the coding sequence ATGTACAGTCCCATATTGTCTGAGGTGCAGGAGCTTGCCGCACAGGGGTACAATTTGATTCCCGTATCCCGCAGAGTGCTCGCGGATACGGAAACCCCGATTCGCGTATTCCACCATTTGTATCAGGAGAAATATGCCTTTCTGTTGGAAAGTGTGGAGGGCGGGGCCAAATGGGGACGGTACTCCTTCATCGGAACCGATCCGTTCCTTTCCTTCCGCGGGAAGGACGGGAGGCTCGTATTGGAGCAGGGCGGCAGGGAGCGGGTGCTGCAGGGCAAGCCCTTGGCAGCCTTGAAGGAAACGCTGGCTGCTTACCGCAGTCCGGACTTGCCCGGATTTCCGCGATTCACAGGAGGAGCGGTTGGATTTTTCGGCTATGATTTGCTCGGTTACTATGAGAAGCTGCCCGCTCATCAAGTGGATGATCTCGGGATGGACGACATCCGCTTTATGTTTTGCGATCAGGTGATTGTCTTCGACCACTTCAAGCAGCAGCTCATGGTGATCGCCAACGCGCATATTCCGAACGGCGCGGATGAAGCGGCGGTAGCGGAAGCTTATGCAGCCGCATGCGAGCGTGTGGAGGAGATGCTAATTCGGCTGCAGAAGCCGGTATCCGTGCCGCAGTCGGAGCAAGGGGCCGTTCCGGTCCAGCCGGACATCGGCGACATTCGCTCGAATGTGAGCAAGCAAACCTACATGGACAACGTTGACAAGGCCAAGGAGTACATTCGCGCCGGGGATATCTTCCAAGTGGTGCTGTCCCAGCGGTTTGAAACCGATACATTCGTGTCGCCACTCCAGGTATACCGCGTGCTGCGCACGATGAATCCATCGCCCTACATGTACGTGCTGAAGATGGGGGAGGAAGTTATCGTCGGCACCTCGCCAGAGCTGCTTGTGCGAGTGGAAGGCGATCAGGTGGAGACCCGTCCGATCGCCGGGACACGGCCACGCGGACGCGACGAGGAGCATGATCTGATGCTGGAGAAGGACCTGCTTGCTGACGAGAAGGAACGGGCGGAGCACTTGATGCTGGTCGACCTTGGGCGCAATGACATCGGCCGGGTGGCGAAGTTCGGCAGTGTGCACTGCGACAGCTTCATGGAGATTGAACGCTACTCCCATGTCATGCATATTGTCTCCAATGTTACTGGCAAGCTCCGCGCAGACAAGGATTTCTTCGATGCCTTCCTCTCCTGCTTGCCGGCGGGAACCGTTTCCGGCGCTCCAAAGCTGCGGGCGATGGAGATCATCGCGGAGCTGGAGCGGGAAGCGCGCGGCATCTATGCCGGCGCCATCGGGTACTTGGGCTTCTCGGGCAACCTTGACACGTGCATTACCATTCGCACGATTTTGTTCAAGAACGGGAGAGCTTATGTCCAAGCCGGTGCAGGCATCGTCTATGATTCGGTGCCGGAGAAGGAGTTCGAAGAGACAGAGAACAAGGCGAAAGCGCTATTGACCGCGATACGCACTGCAGAGCTTATGTTCCCGAGAGATGCGGAACGTGAATCGTCAACGGTCAACCAGGATTATTATGCCGTTCCCCCTGCTGCGAACTAG
- the trpD gene encoding anthranilate phosphoribosyltransferase, whose protein sequence is MGDMMKEALAKLIQGHSLSREDSRSVMSCIMEGEATPAQIASLVTILRMKGESIDEIAGFAEIMRGKASRVETERRSLLDTCGTGGDGMNTFNISTAAAIIAAAGGVRVAKHGNRAASSKSGSADVLEALGVQITLNHEQAARCLDEVGLCFMFAQVFHQSMKHAAAPRKEIGFRTIFNMLGPLTNPAGADRQLMGVFERRRTEVLALVLRELGLYRALVVCSHDGLDEISISAPTQITELRNDAIQTFDVTPEELGLKQYEMRDVVGGDARENAEIIRQVFAGKKGAARDIVLANAGACFYLDEQADSLRDGVELAGRIVDSGIAMEKLEHLVRVTKELAHVS, encoded by the coding sequence ATGGGAGATATGATGAAGGAGGCCCTGGCCAAGCTGATTCAGGGCCACAGTCTGAGCCGGGAGGATTCGCGCAGCGTCATGAGCTGCATTATGGAAGGCGAGGCGACGCCAGCGCAAATTGCTTCGCTGGTCACAATTTTGCGCATGAAGGGCGAAAGCATCGATGAGATTGCAGGCTTTGCCGAAATTATGCGGGGCAAGGCGAGCCGGGTGGAAACCGAGCGCCGCAGTCTGCTTGACACTTGCGGCACTGGCGGCGACGGCATGAACACGTTCAACATATCGACGGCGGCCGCGATAATCGCGGCTGCTGGCGGAGTCCGTGTTGCCAAGCACGGCAACCGCGCTGCTTCCAGCAAGAGCGGCAGCGCCGATGTATTGGAAGCGCTAGGCGTGCAGATTACGCTGAATCATGAACAGGCGGCACGCTGCTTGGATGAAGTGGGCTTATGCTTCATGTTCGCGCAGGTATTCCACCAATCGATGAAGCATGCGGCGGCGCCCCGCAAGGAGATCGGGTTCCGCACAATCTTCAATATGCTCGGGCCGCTGACGAATCCTGCAGGCGCCGACCGCCAGCTGATGGGGGTGTTCGAGCGGCGCAGAACTGAAGTGCTTGCTCTTGTGCTGCGTGAGCTCGGTTTGTACCGCGCGTTGGTGGTATGCAGTCATGACGGGCTTGATGAAATCAGCATTTCGGCGCCAACGCAGATCACAGAGCTTCGCAATGACGCGATCCAAACCTTCGATGTAACGCCCGAGGAGCTTGGGCTGAAGCAGTATGAAATGCGCGACGTTGTCGGCGGGGATGCGCGTGAGAATGCGGAAATCATCCGCCAAGTATTTGCCGGCAAGAAAGGCGCGGCCCGCGATATTGTGCTGGCCAATGCAGGCGCATGCTTCTACTTGGACGAGCAGGCGGACAGCCTGCGCGATGGCGTGGAGCTTGCCGGGCGTATCGTAGACAGCGGCATAGCAATGGAAAAACTGGAGCACCTGGTTAGGGTGACAAAGGAGCTGGCCCATGTTTCTTGA